A genomic window from Candidatus Zymogenus saltonus includes:
- a CDS encoding aminotransferase class III-fold pyridoxal phosphate-dependent enzyme — protein MTQYTDRYKKSISLFKRAAEVIPQGIYGHMTPVIVGPLASPYYIEKTKGCKYWDVDGNEYIDYLCSYGPMVLGYNHPEVDKAAEEQKKKADICNHPAEIMVELAEHITKLIPMADWVVFGKNGADMTNHSLMIARHHTKRKKIIMAKGAYHGTAPWATGAGHAGVIDEDVQNLLYVTWGDLDEFNELARKYKGEIAGTILTPYHHPTWANQVMPPEGYWKGIRKTCDEEGIVLILDDIRAGFRLDLRGSHELFGFQPDISCYCKAIANGYALSAMVGTDKMRISASGVFYTGSYWLSAVPMAASLATLKILKRDNAIEKIKKMGELLKSGLEEMAQAHELEVEVTGPPATLFMTFKDRGDFRNSQLFSIEAMKRGVFFHPHHNWFVSAAHEKADIEKSINVADEAFKEVRKVFGPSEV, from the coding sequence ATGACTCAATACACGGATAGATATAAAAAATCAATCAGTCTTTTTAAGAGGGCGGCAGAGGTGATCCCCCAGGGAATATACGGCCACATGACGCCGGTTATCGTCGGCCCCCTGGCCTCTCCATACTACATAGAGAAGACCAAGGGATGCAAGTACTGGGACGTAGACGGAAACGAGTATATAGACTACTTGTGCAGTTACGGCCCGATGGTCCTGGGCTATAACCACCCGGAGGTGGACAAGGCCGCCGAGGAGCAGAAGAAGAAGGCGGATATCTGCAACCACCCGGCCGAGATTATGGTGGAGCTTGCAGAGCACATCACCAAGCTCATCCCCATGGCGGACTGGGTCGTGTTCGGCAAGAACGGCGCCGACATGACCAACCACTCCCTGATGATCGCAAGACACCACACAAAGAGGAAGAAGATCATCATGGCAAAGGGCGCCTATCACGGTACGGCGCCGTGGGCTACGGGTGCCGGGCACGCCGGCGTCATCGATGAGGACGTTCAAAATCTCCTTTACGTAACATGGGGAGATCTGGACGAGTTCAACGAACTGGCGAGAAAATATAAGGGCGAGATAGCCGGGACGATCCTAACGCCGTATCACCACCCGACCTGGGCGAATCAGGTGATGCCCCCGGAGGGTTACTGGAAGGGAATAAGAAAGACCTGCGACGAGGAGGGGATAGTCCTGATTTTGGACGACATCAGGGCGGGCTTCAGGCTTGACCTCAGAGGTTCGCACGAGCTCTTCGGCTTCCAGCCGGACATATCCTGCTACTGCAAGGCGATCGCCAACGGCTACGCCCTCTCCGCAATGGTGGGAACGGATAAGATGAGGATAAGCGCCTCCGGCGTGTTCTACACCGGTAGTTACTGGCTCTCCGCCGTTCCCATGGCGGCTTCTCTGGCCACCCTTAAAATCCTGAAGAGGGACAACGCCATCGAAAAGATAAAGAAGATGGGGGAGCTTCTTAAATCCGGCCTCGAAGAGATGGCCCAGGCCCACGAGCTGGAGGTCGAGGTGACCGGCCCGCCGGCGACGCTATTCATGACCTTCAAGGACAGGGGCGATTTCAGAAACAGCCAACTGTTTTCTATCGAGGCGATGAAGCGGGGCGTCTTCTTCCACCCGCACCACAACTGGTTTGTCAGCGCCGCCCACGAGAAGGCGGACATAGAAAAGTCCATCAACGTCGCCGATGAGGCCTTCAAGGAGGTAAGGAAGGTCTTCGGGCCCTCGGAAGTTTAG
- a CDS encoding tRNA-binding protein, with protein MIDYELFRKVDMRVGTVVSVKLNEKARVPSYVLTIDLGGLGTRLSSAQIVDLHKAEELVGRQVVCVANLPPKRIAGIKSEVLILGVDGDSGVVLLAPERSVGNGVRVY; from the coding sequence ATGATAGATTACGAGCTTTTCAGAAAGGTCGATATGAGAGTGGGGACGGTCGTCTCGGTAAAGCTTAACGAAAAGGCGAGGGTTCCCTCCTACGTGCTTACGATCGATTTGGGCGGGCTCGGGACGCGGCTTTCGAGCGCCCAGATTGTTGACCTTCACAAGGCCGAGGAGCTTGTCGGAAGGCAGGTTGTCTGCGTGGCGAATTTACCGCCCAAGCGGATTGCCGGGATCAAGTCGGAGGTCTTAATACTGGGGGTCGACGGCGACAGTGGCGTGGTCCTCCTCGCCCCGGAGAGATCGGTCGGAAACGGCGTCAGGGTTTATTGA
- a CDS encoding thioesterase family protein: protein MSGDKSDFAGAVELLKDTYEKRMPYNMFLGLEVVAVGREGVTVRIQMKEGLIGNFIRGMLHGGVISSLIDIVGGIMAAVEVIEKMEGMSKEDIFRRVEKVSTVDLRVDYLRPGLGEYFLCEGSTVRMGGKVATIGMELTNDNGETIAVGRGTYLVG, encoded by the coding sequence ATGTCCGGTGATAAAAGCGATTTTGCGGGGGCCGTTGAGCTTCTAAAAGATACCTACGAAAAACGGATGCCCTACAACATGTTCTTGGGGCTTGAGGTCGTTGCCGTCGGCCGGGAAGGCGTCACGGTCAGGATACAGATGAAGGAGGGGCTGATAGGGAATTTTATCAGGGGCATGCTCCACGGCGGGGTAATCTCCTCCCTCATCGATATCGTCGGCGGGATCATGGCGGCGGTGGAGGTGATAGAGAAGATGGAGGGGATGTCGAAGGAGGATATTTTTCGGCGCGTCGAGAAGGTCAGCACGGTGGACCTCAGGGTCGATTATTTGAGGCCCGGCCTCGGAGAGTACTTCTTGTGCGAGGGATCAACCGTGAGAATGGGTGGGAAGGTGGCGACGATAGGGATGGAGCTTACAAATGACAACGGGGAGACGATCGCGGTGGGACGTGGCACCTATCTCGTCGGGTGA
- a CDS encoding amidohydrolase, with amino-acid sequence MGEKYKIIDSLCYLPTEEVMLDLIASLPPQMAGYLKDVFGPRVAPVLGMMPEELYRMKTTLPNDVLREELKPRVQPLITPIEEFMKQLDEMGVEKAVIFNLDEESKSGIKGLKNDYYADMVKRYPDRFVGVAGIDPLKGMDAVREIRRCYDLGLRGIAVRPFMFQIPPHHAKMYPLYSTCVELDIPVWFHLSINYSTHTMEVERPIYLDIVAQDFPELKMIAGHGGWPWVEEMVAVAWRNKNIYIDIASYLPKYLGTPGAGWEALIRYGNSILKDKILFGSTWLFMGLSIKELADGVMELPLKEEVKRKWVYENAKSLFGL; translated from the coding sequence ATGGGCGAAAAATACAAGATTATAGACTCCCTCTGCTATCTCCCGACGGAAGAGGTTATGCTGGACCTGATAGCGTCTCTCCCCCCGCAGATGGCGGGCTACCTGAAGGACGTCTTCGGCCCGAGGGTGGCGCCCGTTCTCGGCATGATGCCGGAGGAGCTCTACCGGATGAAAACGACCCTTCCGAACGATGTTTTGAGGGAAGAGCTAAAGCCAAGGGTGCAGCCCCTTATTACGCCGATCGAAGAATTCATGAAGCAGCTGGATGAGATGGGGGTGGAAAAGGCGGTCATCTTCAATCTGGACGAGGAGAGCAAGAGCGGGATCAAGGGTCTCAAAAACGACTACTACGCCGACATGGTAAAGAGGTATCCGGACAGGTTCGTAGGGGTCGCCGGGATCGACCCCCTGAAGGGGATGGACGCCGTCAGGGAAATCAGGAGGTGCTACGACCTGGGCTTGAGAGGAATCGCCGTTCGCCCCTTCATGTTTCAAATTCCCCCCCATCACGCCAAGATGTATCCCCTCTACTCCACCTGCGTCGAGCTCGATATCCCTGTATGGTTTCACCTCTCGATAAATTACTCCACCCACACCATGGAGGTGGAGCGCCCGATTTATCTCGACATCGTGGCTCAGGACTTCCCGGAGCTCAAGATGATCGCGGGGCACGGGGGATGGCCCTGGGTGGAGGAGATGGTCGCCGTGGCGTGGCGGAACAAAAACATCTACATCGACATAGCCTCTTACCTGCCGAAGTACCTCGGGACGCCGGGGGCGGGGTGGGAGGCCCTCATAAGATACGGAAATTCGATCTTGAAGGATAAGATCCTCTTCGGCTCCACCTGGCTCTTCATGGGCCTTTCGATAAAGGAGCTAGCCGACGGCGTGATGGAGCTGCCCTTAAAAGAGGAGGTGAAGAGGAAGTGGGTCTACGAAAACGCAAAGAGCCTCTTCGGCCTGTAG
- a CDS encoding PAS domain S-box protein: MAVDGSNKDFSSGRRILIVDDDRDSIESLNEVLKSRGYLTEAAKGVEEACNKIEDFDADVALVNVCLGGERGIDLLSWLRGKRPTLICVMMVLREAADTAIEAIQEGAYDYLQKPLEERELLATLDRCFERIRLENEREAAEHAIREKSRELTDTNRRLRAIVKSTGKLTAASKIKEMGRILLEEFKENMDVEGGSLYIIEDDSLILAHSLDPGHAAEKIPLPLEKGTILEKALREGGATLIEDIEKAGGLKKSGWNGYKDGSLLVFSLNDSTDEIKGIITLHNKARSSFNDKDSEMGQILASFSYEALRAAGALEEVKKGRENLQTLFDTMEDLLFIYQYDGKIVHVNPAVERRLGYPIEELLGTDFNNLLSIGRGQNKDKIAGALFKGNSGIYAVPLLKTDKTSIPVEAKCTRGRWGGDDVVFCICRDISKRILAEEALKRSEEKYRDIIENAVDVIFTIDLKGAFLQVNDSFLRESGYRRDEIIGKNSLTTTHPDDYSILREALKESLKGNSFEAEIRAIDKKGDYKWFSTITRPVKDRGGSVVSINIVARNINDRVLTERALIESEDKYRTLVDSAKEAILVLQDNLVKFSNPKTVEISGYSEEELASIPLEKFIHPEDLEEVLSRYFKEINGEDFLKPNLYRLLRKDGSIRWVEGTGISITWDGKPASLTFLSDVTEKKKAEEALVESEEKYRILVEQANDGIIIVQEKKIKYVNRRVCEIGGYDANEIIDTDFFDFVHPDEADKVSANYRNRISGKYVPSTYESAAKHKNGRRVDVEFNASMIMYRGEPAILIIIRDITERKAAEEALKESEERYRNLFQSSRDTIYLSTIGGRFEDINQAGEKLFGYARDELLNMDLKDIYKDPDYRKEIQEALNREGFLTDYEITFRKKDGTFIETLVTSSVRRDETGEIIGYQGIIKDMTEKKSLEAQLVQTQKMEALGTLAGGMAHNFNNILVGIMGYSEYLLIKKDEDDPDYKALKTIYDGTLRASDLTKQLLNIARGEEYKFTNLNLNDVVERILPLISGIFEKSITIETCLEEDLLTIKGDRGHLEQCLLNLCINSKDAMPMGGRLIIETRSKLLDEDFVRMHIGAKKGDYVVLTVTDTGIGMTKDVKERIFEPFFSTKEHKGGTGMGLSTIYGIMQKHSGIITVYSEVGEGSSFKLYFPAIPEAAKAADSEMDIGKAAGDETLLIIDDEAIVVDMWSDFLKDTGYKVITATNGEEGIGLFTEMRDEIDLVILDYVLPGMSGMETFRKLKEIDPDVKVLISSGYTENGKAKDILMEGGDGFIQKPARLNDLNGKIREILDK, encoded by the coding sequence ATGGCCGTTGACGGGAGTAATAAGGATTTCTCTTCCGGTCGTCGCATCCTTATCGTAGATGACGACCGGGATTCTATCGAGAGCCTGAACGAGGTGCTCAAGTCGCGGGGATACCTGACCGAGGCGGCGAAGGGCGTTGAGGAGGCCTGTAACAAAATCGAGGATTTTGACGCGGACGTGGCTCTCGTAAATGTTTGTCTCGGGGGGGAGAGAGGGATTGACCTCCTCTCGTGGTTGAGGGGGAAAAGGCCCACTTTGATCTGCGTGATGATGGTCCTCCGTGAAGCCGCCGATACGGCCATCGAGGCGATTCAGGAGGGAGCCTATGACTACCTCCAAAAACCTCTCGAGGAACGGGAGCTTTTGGCCACGTTGGACAGGTGCTTTGAAAGGATAAGGCTCGAAAATGAAAGAGAAGCCGCGGAACACGCCATCAGGGAGAAAAGCAGGGAGCTAACGGATACGAACAGACGTTTGAGGGCGATTGTCAAGTCGACCGGAAAACTGACGGCCGCCTCAAAGATCAAGGAGATGGGGAGAATACTCCTTGAGGAGTTTAAGGAAAACATGGATGTAGAGGGGGGAAGCCTGTATATCATTGAAGACGATTCGCTGATCCTCGCTCATTCCCTTGACCCCGGACACGCGGCGGAAAAAATTCCCCTCCCTCTTGAAAAGGGCACGATATTGGAGAAAGCCTTGAGGGAAGGGGGGGCGACGCTTATTGAAGACATTGAAAAGGCGGGGGGACTTAAGAAAAGCGGGTGGAATGGATACAAAGACGGCTCTCTCCTCGTATTTAGCCTCAACGATTCAACGGATGAGATAAAAGGCATAATCACTCTTCATAACAAGGCCAGATCATCCTTTAATGATAAAGATTCCGAGATGGGCCAAATTCTGGCGTCCTTCAGCTACGAGGCTCTCCGTGCGGCCGGAGCCCTGGAAGAGGTTAAAAAGGGGAGAGAAAACCTGCAGACCCTTTTTGATACTATGGAGGACCTCCTCTTTATCTATCAATATGACGGCAAGATCGTTCATGTCAATCCGGCGGTGGAGAGGAGGCTCGGGTATCCGATCGAGGAGCTTTTAGGCACCGATTTCAATAATCTCCTCTCTATCGGGAGGGGGCAGAATAAGGATAAGATCGCTGGCGCTCTTTTTAAAGGTAACTCCGGTATCTACGCTGTACCTTTATTAAAGACAGACAAGACGTCGATTCCGGTAGAGGCAAAATGCACAAGGGGACGGTGGGGGGGAGATGATGTCGTCTTTTGCATCTGTAGAGATATCTCCAAGAGGATATTGGCGGAGGAGGCGTTAAAGAGAAGCGAAGAGAAGTACAGGGATATAATCGAAAATGCCGTAGATGTTATCTTCACCATCGATCTAAAGGGCGCGTTTCTTCAGGTCAACGATTCGTTTCTCAGGGAGAGCGGTTATCGGAGAGACGAGATAATCGGGAAAAACTCCTTGACGACTACTCACCCCGATGATTATTCAATTCTCAGGGAAGCCCTTAAAGAGAGTTTAAAGGGGAATTCCTTCGAGGCCGAAATCAGGGCAATAGATAAAAAAGGTGATTACAAGTGGTTTTCCACCATCACAAGGCCGGTGAAAGATAGGGGTGGATCTGTTGTATCTATCAATATCGTTGCCAGGAATATAAATGACAGGGTGCTGACCGAGAGGGCGCTGATTGAATCGGAGGACAAATATCGGACGTTGGTGGACAGCGCCAAGGAGGCCATACTCGTCCTTCAAGACAATCTTGTCAAATTTTCAAATCCAAAAACCGTAGAGATTTCGGGATACTCGGAAGAAGAGCTTGCCTCGATACCCTTAGAGAAGTTTATTCACCCCGAAGATTTAGAGGAGGTCCTTTCGAGATATTTCAAGGAGATTAACGGAGAGGATTTCCTCAAACCGAATCTCTACAGGCTCTTAAGGAAAGATGGAAGCATAAGGTGGGTCGAGGGAACAGGCATTTCGATAACATGGGACGGGAAACCCGCTTCCCTCACATTTTTAAGCGATGTTACGGAAAAGAAGAAGGCCGAAGAGGCGCTCGTTGAAAGCGAAGAGAAATATCGAATACTTGTGGAGCAGGCGAATGACGGCATTATTATTGTTCAAGAAAAAAAGATCAAGTACGTAAATCGACGCGTGTGTGAAATAGGCGGTTATGATGCCAATGAAATAATTGACACGGATTTTTTCGATTTCGTACATCCGGACGAGGCCGACAAGGTTTCTGCTAATTACAGAAACAGAATTTCCGGCAAGTATGTGCCTTCAACATATGAATCGGCGGCAAAGCATAAAAACGGTCGCAGGGTGGACGTAGAGTTCAATGCAAGCATGATTATGTATAGGGGTGAGCCTGCGATTCTCATAATCATTCGTGATATAACGGAGCGAAAGGCGGCCGAGGAGGCCTTGAAGGAGAGTGAGGAAAGGTACCGCAATCTTTTCCAATCCTCCAGGGATACGATCTATCTTTCAACGATAGGGGGAAGATTTGAAGATATAAATCAGGCGGGCGAAAAGCTTTTTGGTTATGCCCGGGATGAGCTTTTAAATATGGATTTAAAGGATATCTACAAAGATCCCGACTACAGGAAAGAAATTCAAGAGGCCCTGAACAGGGAGGGATTTTTGACGGACTATGAAATCACCTTTAGAAAAAAGGACGGGACTTTTATAGAGACCCTCGTTACGTCGTCTGTGAGGAGAGACGAGACCGGAGAGATAATCGGCTATCAGGGGATAATAAAGGACATGACCGAGAAGAAGAGCCTCGAGGCCCAGCTTGTCCAGACCCAAAAGATGGAGGCCTTGGGCACCCTGGCCGGAGGGATGGCCCATAACTTCAACAATATTCTCGTGGGGATCATGGGTTATTCGGAATATCTCCTTATCAAAAAGGATGAGGACGATCCCGACTACAAGGCCTTGAAAACGATCTATGACGGAACGCTGAGGGCGTCCGACCTCACGAAACAGCTCTTGAACATCGCCAGAGGGGAGGAGTACAAGTTTACAAATCTCAACCTGAACGACGTGGTTGAAAGGATACTGCCGTTAATCTCCGGCATATTTGAAAAGTCCATCACGATCGAGACCTGTCTTGAGGAGGACCTCTTGACGATAAAGGGGGACAGGGGACATCTCGAGCAGTGCCTCTTGAACCTATGTATCAACTCCAAGGACGCCATGCCGATGGGCGGGAGGCTTATTATCGAGACCAGAAGCAAGTTGTTGGATGAGGATTTTGTCAGGATGCACATCGGCGCGAAGAAGGGGGATTATGTGGTGCTGACCGTAACGGACACCGGAATCGGCATGACAAAGGATGTAAAGGAGCGCATCTTCGAGCCCTTTTTCAGCACGAAAGAGCACAAGGGAGGAACGGGAATGGGGCTCTCGACGATATACGGCATCATGCAGAAGCACTCCGGGATAATCACCGTCTACAGCGAAGTCGGGGAGGGCAGCTCCTTTAAGCTCTATTTCCCCGCGATTCCCGAAGCGGCAAAGGCGGCCGATTCCGAAATGGATATCGGAAAGGCAGCCGGGGACGAGACCCTCCTTATCATTGACGATGAGGCGATTGTGGTTGATATGTGGAGCGATTTCCTTAAAGATACGGGATATAAGGTGATTACCGCGACCAACGGTGAGGAAGGGATCGGCCTTTTCACGGAGATGCGGGACGAGATCGACCTGGTCATCCTCGACTACGTCTTGCCCGGAATGAGCGGCATGGAGACGTTCAGAAAATTGAAGGAGATAGACCCGGATGTCAAGGTGCTGATCTCCTCCGGCTACACCGAGAACGGAAAGGCGAAGGATATTCTGATGGAGGGCGGGGACGGTTTTATCCAGAAGCCCGCCCGCCTCAATGACTTGAACGGCAAGATCAGGGAGATTCTGGACAAGTAG
- a CDS encoding cyclic nucleotide-binding domain-containing protein, producing the protein MSDVKQRATELVKSGELKASKGKYKDAINDYLEVIRLTNSPAIHTKVGECYVKMGQKNEAIKHYNFAAKKYTDTGTLLKAIAVNKIILKIDPNNADVKGRIAELYRKQKGEEPALGLGGGKGVIEAEVVSEPEEPDIMDLIDPDDPQMSEYSLSRKRVMSSYSTKMAGKQEKIELFSDLSRDEFIAVVDKIKPITFSAGEVILREGEEGDSIYCIVSGEVSVSKRSEQGEEVYINSLGEGDFFGEIGFFSNAVRFATIKAVVETTLLELTKRDMDNVVEDHPQVRDVLLNFYKKRILDTILATSPLFSSLSAKKRSVILDLFKPRRFGEGDVVIKQGAPGDSMYFIQSGYVKVVAKKEGGGDFTSRLLPGDFFGEVALITGKPRTADVIAESDLRLLEITRNDLKAVVQRYPEILEILKKNVKSRVEAIK; encoded by the coding sequence ATGTCGGACGTAAAACAAAGGGCGACCGAGCTCGTTAAATCGGGAGAGCTCAAGGCATCCAAGGGGAAATACAAGGATGCGATAAATGATTATCTCGAGGTCATCAGACTGACCAATTCTCCGGCGATTCACACCAAGGTGGGCGAGTGTTACGTCAAGATGGGCCAGAAAAACGAGGCTATAAAACATTACAACTTTGCGGCAAAAAAATATACGGACACAGGGACGCTCCTCAAAGCCATAGCGGTAAATAAGATTATCTTAAAGATCGATCCGAATAACGCTGATGTAAAAGGCAGAATCGCCGAGCTCTATAGAAAGCAGAAGGGAGAAGAGCCGGCTTTGGGACTGGGAGGCGGGAAAGGGGTGATAGAAGCCGAGGTCGTCTCGGAGCCGGAAGAGCCGGATATAATGGACCTCATCGACCCGGACGACCCTCAGATGTCGGAGTATTCCCTCTCCAGAAAGAGGGTGATGTCATCATATTCAACAAAGATGGCGGGCAAGCAGGAGAAGATAGAGCTCTTTTCGGATCTGTCCCGCGATGAGTTCATAGCCGTTGTGGATAAAATCAAACCGATCACTTTCTCTGCCGGGGAGGTTATCCTGAGGGAGGGTGAAGAGGGGGATTCCATATACTGCATAGTATCTGGGGAGGTGAGCGTCTCAAAGCGGAGCGAACAAGGGGAAGAGGTGTACATAAACAGCCTGGGGGAGGGGGATTTTTTCGGGGAGATAGGCTTCTTTTCAAATGCGGTCCGCTTTGCCACGATAAAGGCGGTTGTAGAAACGACCCTCCTCGAGCTGACGAAGAGGGATATGGACAACGTTGTGGAAGACCATCCCCAGGTTAGGGACGTGCTGCTGAACTTCTACAAGAAGAGGATTCTCGACACCATTCTTGCAACATCTCCCCTCTTTTCATCCCTCTCCGCCAAGAAGAGGAGCGTTATTCTCGACCTGTTCAAGCCGAGGAGATTCGGCGAGGGCGATGTGGTCATAAAGCAGGGGGCCCCGGGGGATTCCATGTATTTCATTCAGTCGGGATACGTAAAGGTGGTCGCCAAAAAAGAGGGTGGGGGGGACTTCACGTCCCGGCTCTTGCCCGGGGACTTTTTCGGAGAGGTAGCGTTGATAACCGGAAAGCCAAGGACCGCAGACGTAATCGCCGAGAGCGACCTCAGGTTATTGGAGATCACCAGAAACGATCTGAAGGCCGTCGTCCAGAGGTATCCCGAGATTCTGGAAATCCTCAAGAAGAACGTCAAGTCGAGGGTGGAGGCCATCAAGTAA
- a CDS encoding LPS-assembly protein LptD — MFKRKYLFTYVVLFILSASTVSFAQFKDMDFGDKTIPILISADMLTYDRENAVYTAEGNVEITRGNALLKADKVTLWAETKMAEAEGNVSLYDGEDKVEGDLVKIKMDTQTGIIYNGMIFYAEKNFYISGKELEKLGEKDYHLLRGTFTTCDGESPAWKIKAREADLTVEGYATAWGSSFHVKEIPVLYWPYAIIPVKTKRQSGFLIPRVGFSDESGAKFLFSYFWAINKSTDATIVTDIMTKRGVKLGLEYRYFLKENLKGQTNFSFIEDLIKDDFRWAFNFDHEQELPWNVYTIWDINLVSDDDYYDDLGSFYDDLIKSKPRYLTSKVSFKKEVSWADFYINFIYRDDMDDKKDRKTIQVLPEFLFITKPYNIPGTPLVFDMDSSFSNFYRKRGVRGMRVDARPGLTAPIAMGPVTVEPWIDGIFTWWWPENDRDYPSSMDRFTFETGVKTHADYSWTYDTDLGSFNSIEYTLSPAVGYTFSPYIDQNKYPRLDDKDRVWGKSILSFALINSLAGNVASPERDALTRNLLNLELGVNIDFDKDPDSVPYDVHGNYITTYAILSSKPSDYLNLTFKTEYDHFLDDFTLISGGITLKDLRGDYLSVSYNNVSKHVYKKDEERFRLREYEYINGELKFVVYDDLDLYFYSINYLRSGDDSEDEEENEIGPDYLGIGIDYHPQCWGVYLELYRKRWEHEDNSEDYGFMLTLTLEGLGSMRFR; from the coding sequence ATGTTTAAAAGAAAATATCTGTTCACTTACGTAGTCCTTTTCATACTATCGGCATCGACTGTCTCCTTTGCTCAGTTTAAGGATATGGATTTTGGCGATAAAACCATACCTATCCTGATTTCCGCCGACATGCTTACGTATGATCGGGAAAACGCGGTTTACACCGCCGAGGGTAATGTCGAAATAACGAGAGGAAACGCCCTGCTCAAGGCCGACAAGGTGACCTTGTGGGCGGAGACCAAGATGGCCGAGGCGGAAGGCAACGTCTCCCTATACGACGGCGAGGATAAGGTCGAGGGCGACCTGGTAAAGATAAAGATGGACACCCAGACCGGCATTATCTACAACGGCATGATCTTTTACGCGGAAAAGAACTTCTATATCTCCGGCAAGGAGCTGGAGAAGTTAGGGGAGAAGGACTACCACCTTTTGAGAGGCACTTTCACCACCTGTGACGGGGAATCTCCCGCCTGGAAGATTAAGGCGAGAGAGGCCGACCTGACCGTGGAGGGCTATGCCACGGCCTGGGGAAGCTCCTTTCACGTAAAGGAAATCCCGGTCCTCTACTGGCCCTATGCGATCATACCCGTCAAGACCAAGCGTCAATCCGGTTTTCTGATCCCAAGAGTCGGTTTTTCCGATGAGAGCGGCGCAAAATTCCTATTCTCCTATTTTTGGGCGATAAACAAGAGTACGGATGCCACGATCGTCACAGACATCATGACAAAACGCGGCGTAAAGCTCGGCCTCGAATACAGATATTTTCTAAAGGAAAACCTGAAAGGTCAGACAAACTTCTCTTTCATAGAGGACTTGATAAAAGATGATTTTCGCTGGGCGTTTAACTTTGACCACGAACAAGAGCTTCCCTGGAATGTATATACCATATGGGATATAAACCTCGTCAGCGATGACGACTACTATGATGATCTGGGGTCATTCTACGACGACTTGATCAAAAGTAAGCCGAGATACCTGACATCAAAAGTTTCCTTTAAAAAGGAAGTCAGCTGGGCGGATTTCTACATCAATTTCATATACCGTGATGATATGGACGACAAAAAGGACAGGAAGACGATCCAGGTCCTGCCCGAATTCCTTTTCATAACGAAGCCGTATAATATCCCGGGGACACCCCTGGTCTTTGATATGGACTCATCCTTTTCAAATTTCTATCGTAAAAGGGGCGTCAGGGGAATGCGCGTTGATGCCCGGCCGGGGCTGACCGCCCCCATCGCCATGGGACCTGTCACCGTGGAGCCGTGGATTGATGGAATATTTACATGGTGGTGGCCCGAAAACGACAGGGACTACCCGTCGAGTATGGACCGATTTACCTTCGAGACCGGCGTAAAGACTCACGCGGATTATTCATGGACATATGACACCGATCTCGGATCGTTCAATTCAATAGAGTATACGCTGAGTCCGGCTGTCGGTTATACGTTTTCGCCCTATATCGACCAGAACAAATACCCAAGGCTGGATGACAAGGACAGGGTCTGGGGCAAGAGCATATTGTCTTTTGCCCTGATCAATAGTCTCGCGGGGAATGTCGCATCACCAGAGAGAGATGCGCTCACAAGAAATTTATTGAATCTTGAGTTGGGAGTCAATATAGATTTTGATAAAGACCCCGACAGCGTGCCGTACGATGTTCATGGAAATTACATAACCACCTACGCAATTCTCAGTTCCAAGCCTTCAGACTATTTGAACTTGACCTTCAAGACGGAGTATGATCATTTCTTAGATGATTTTACGTTGATCTCCGGGGGCATTACCCTGAAGGATCTAAGGGGCGACTATCTTTCGGTTAGTTACAACAATGTGAGTAAGCACGTCTATAAGAAGGATGAGGAGAGATTCAGACTGCGTGAATACGAGTATATAAACGGAGAGCTGAAGTTCGTGGTCTACGATGACCTGGACCTATATTTTTATTCCATTAACTATCTGAGAAGCGGGGACGATAGCGAAGATGAAGAAGAGAATGAAATAGGGCCCGACTATTTGGGTATAGGTATCGACTATCATCCCCAATGCTGGGGAGTATATCTTGAGCTTTATCGTAAGCGCTGGGAACACGAAGACAACAGCGAAGACTATGGGTTCATGCTGACCCTTACGCTCGAAGGGTTGGGCTCGATGAGATTCAGGTAA